In one Bacillus mesophilus genomic region, the following are encoded:
- a CDS encoding peptidoglycan D,D-transpeptidase FtsI family protein, with product MIIKRRAITFAIITFLLLLGLIYRLADIQLLHTESFSTEKVNLIEESVRQRTQVMVLDQGRGRFVDRNGDALTHNYHPSLILFPFLKNMEWPIEELASILNIPKMNLLKAIEEMEDPIVFGEPEPFPLSEKQMKQINEMKIPGVFAVYRQSKVDRLVAEHLIGIIREDKDQVLERYKDKVEEGNLSVHTPIGILGLQKVFDEFLLPEGESKLLYHVDNQGGPLFGIDVKYTEPANPYYPISIQTTIDKGIQTEAERIVTAAGLKKGGIVLIDIEENEILSMVSKPSLNHSNPYSDDGGAHNFLLQPQIPGSVFKTVVAAAAIEHNMITPNSEFNCDLDLYGDIDKNHEMGTLNFEDSFAQSCNYTFASLANELIKKHPDVIEQFSDKLGLTQAVGWKGNVFHFNEFNQLPLNQEGKIWGDRYEKSSEDAVSQTAIGQKEVRITPLAVANMMATIARGGEKKQVKAVSKILYKNGSTLYSFDDQEIDGDQLAPYTVMKLQQLLRQVVADEKGTGRRFQSLATDVAGKSGTAETGRNNDRGDLVNKWFAGYFPAAKPKYALVVVELDVLGSESVTNDIFYKIVDHLEQ from the coding sequence ATGATTATAAAAAGAAGAGCGATTACGTTTGCTATTATTACCTTTTTACTATTATTAGGGCTTATCTATCGTTTAGCTGATATACAGTTACTTCATACAGAATCCTTTTCTACTGAGAAGGTGAATCTGATTGAGGAAAGTGTTAGACAAAGAACGCAGGTAATGGTTCTTGATCAAGGGAGAGGAAGGTTTGTTGATCGGAATGGAGATGCTCTAACACATAATTATCATCCAAGCTTAATTTTATTTCCATTTTTAAAAAATATGGAGTGGCCAATCGAAGAACTTGCATCAATTTTAAACATTCCCAAAATGAATCTTTTAAAAGCCATTGAAGAGATGGAGGATCCTATTGTGTTTGGGGAGCCGGAACCATTTCCTCTATCAGAGAAGCAAATGAAACAAATTAATGAGATGAAGATACCAGGAGTATTTGCTGTATACCGTCAGTCGAAGGTAGACAGGTTAGTAGCAGAACACCTAATTGGGATCATCCGCGAAGATAAAGATCAAGTATTGGAAAGGTATAAGGATAAAGTGGAAGAAGGCAATCTATCTGTCCATACCCCAATTGGAATTTTAGGCTTACAAAAGGTGTTTGATGAATTTCTCCTACCAGAAGGGGAATCAAAACTGTTGTATCATGTGGATAATCAAGGCGGTCCATTATTTGGGATCGATGTGAAATATACCGAACCAGCAAATCCTTATTATCCCATTTCCATACAAACAACCATTGATAAGGGTATCCAAACAGAGGCAGAGAGAATTGTTACGGCTGCTGGATTGAAAAAAGGTGGAATAGTACTAATAGACATTGAAGAAAATGAGATTCTTTCTATGGTAAGTAAGCCGAGTTTAAATCACAGTAATCCATACTCAGATGACGGTGGAGCACATAACTTTTTACTACAGCCACAAATTCCTGGATCTGTTTTCAAAACAGTTGTAGCGGCTGCCGCAATTGAACATAACATGATCACTCCTAACAGCGAATTTAACTGTGATTTAGATTTATATGGAGATATTGATAAAAATCATGAGATGGGTACTCTTAACTTTGAAGATAGCTTTGCTCAAAGCTGTAATTATACATTCGCCTCATTGGCAAATGAATTAATAAAGAAACATCCTGATGTAATAGAGCAATTTTCAGACAAACTTGGTCTCACTCAAGCGGTTGGATGGAAAGGGAATGTATTTCATTTTAATGAATTTAATCAATTACCGTTAAATCAAGAGGGTAAGATTTGGGGAGACCGATATGAAAAGTCCTCAGAAGACGCTGTGAGCCAAACAGCAATAGGGCAGAAAGAGGTAAGGATTACTCCTTTAGCTGTTGCCAATATGATGGCTACGATTGCAAGAGGTGGAGAAAAGAAACAAGTTAAAGCTGTATCGAAGATATTATATAAGAATGGATCTACCCTATATTCCTTTGATGATCAGGAAATAGATGGAGATCAGTTAGCACCCTATACCGTTATGAAGCTACAGCAGCTGCTCAGACAGGTAGTTGCAGATGAAAAGGGAACAGGTCGTAGATTTCAATCACTAGCAACCGATGTAGCTGGTAAATCAGGTACGGCTGAAACAGGTAGAAACAATGATAGAGGAGATCTTGTTAATAAATGGTTCGCTGGGTACTTCCCTGCAGCCAAACCTAAATATGCTCTTGTGGTAGTTGAATTAGACGTTCTTGGTAGTGAGTCAGTGACAAATGATATATTCTATAAAATAGTTGATCATTTGGAGCAATAG
- the greA gene encoding transcription elongation factor GreA: MSAEKTYPMTKAGKEKIEQELEQLKTVKRKEVVERIKIARGFGDLSENSEYDAAKDEQAFVEGRISLLENMLRKAVLIEDVAEDTNSVSLGKTVTFLELPDGEEETYTIVGSAEADPFEGKISNDSPIAKSLMGKQVGEQVNVQTPGGDMQVKIISIK; this comes from the coding sequence ATGTCAGCAGAAAAAACATACCCAATGACGAAAGCGGGTAAAGAAAAGATAGAGCAAGAATTAGAACAATTGAAAACGGTTAAACGTAAAGAAGTGGTTGAACGTATAAAAATTGCTCGTGGATTTGGAGACTTATCCGAGAACTCCGAGTATGACGCAGCTAAAGATGAGCAGGCATTTGTTGAAGGGCGAATCAGCCTGTTAGAAAACATGCTTCGTAAAGCTGTTCTAATTGAAGATGTTGCAGAAGATACAAATTCTGTTTCACTTGGTAAAACGGTAACATTTTTAGAGCTACCTGATGGTGAAGAAGAAACCTACACAATCGTTGGAAGTGCTGAAGCAGACCCATTTGAAGGCAAAATTTCTAATGATTCCCCAATTGCGAAAAGCTTGATGGGTAAGCAGGTAGGCGAGCAAGTGAATGTACAAACACCTGGTGGAGATATGCAAGTAAAAATAATCTCTATAAAATAA